The Triticum dicoccoides isolate Atlit2015 ecotype Zavitan chromosome 6A, WEW_v2.0, whole genome shotgun sequence genome has a window encoding:
- the LOC119318888 gene encoding uncharacterized protein LOC119318888, protein MGDPSAVHLPDLVLAEIFVRLPSKDFHRCRCLSRAWAAALSSDDLIDRHLSVHGKIRLHYDDVMTHLVFECSIRRRIVTELESLGDGETSSEEKESSERDCEAPEENENGQETPKEDDNETDDDDDFNFEEECWREEYRTKGYVEAYEDYYTAMPYCNALWEKAKEEILGIKATDSNDYDEASAMLLKACTVPYGALHPRIRQPFLEEDPSMHPLSGQGKSKGHIDARSIRGRERTEEEVDQEIIAFLRRLRDMDPQAPLLREFDTYQLPPIPPQGQDGVVSFEEGVVQEDGSDYSDNGDVCQHSVVDDS, encoded by the exons ATGGGTGATCCGTCGGCGGTCCACCTTCCCGACCTCGTGCTCGCGGAGATCTTCGTGCGGCTGCCGTCCAAGGACTTCCACCGGTGCCGCTGCCTCTCCCGCGCCTGGGCAGCCGCCCTCTCCTCCGACGACCTCATCGACCGTCACCTCTCGGTGCACGGCAAGATCCGGCTGCACTACGACGACGTCATGACACACCTGGTCTTCGAGTGCTCCATTCGCCGTCGCATAGTGACAGAGCTCGAGAGCTTGGGCGACGGCGAGACGTCTTCCGAGGAGAAAGAGAGCAGCGAGCGCGACTGTGAGGCGCCAGAAGAGAACGAGAACGGTCAGGAGACTCCCAAGGAAGACGATAATGAaacagatgatgatgatgattttaatTTCGAAGAAGAGTGTTGGCGAGAGGAATACCGGACCAAAGGCTATGTGGAGGCATACGAGGACTACTATACTGCGATGCCATATTGCAATGCATTGTGGGAAAAGGCAAAGGAGGAAATTCTTGGGATCAAGGCTACCGACTCCAATGACTATGACGAAGCCAGCGCCATGCTCCTTAAAGCATGCACCGTTCCATACGGTGCTCTCCATCCCCGCATCCGGCAACCGTTCTTGGAAGAGGACCCTTCCATGCACCCCTTGAGCGGCCAAGGAAAATCAAAAGGGCATATTGACGCCAGGAGTATTCGTGGCCGCGAGAGGACGGAAGAGGAGGTCGACCAAGAAATCATTGCTTTTCTCAGGAGATTACGTGATATGGACCCACAAGCACCA CTTTTGAGGGAGTTTGATACCTACCAGTTGCCACCCATACCTCCGCAAGGGCAAGACGGGGTGGTTTCTTTTGAGGAAGGGGTTGTGCAAGAAGATGGCTCCGACTACTCGGATAATGGGGATGTTTGCCAGCACTCTGTCGTCGACGACTCTTAG